The following coding sequences are from one Corticium candelabrum chromosome 20, ooCorCand1.1, whole genome shotgun sequence window:
- the LOC134195911 gene encoding ATP-dependent DNA helicase PIF1-like, producing MERTDCATNLEEEQVAEESNRIVSSTVQDWMLLCQHTPQFLNLVDERRHVDWSLAAKTYENLDKMPHFIAQHRQFYVPQHTNTVADPERLQGNQLHAYNIVREHFENGSSCKQPLRMIVSGTAGTEKSYLIQCLKRLLGNVLRVAAPTGVAAFNVDGYTLHALLGLPIKGDFKELESNRLRNIQESLAAVEYIIIDEMSMVGRKLFGQVDRRLRQVFPHRAAELFGGCSCLLIGDWGQLPPVMDLPLYTTESRTELSDLGSANYCMFDCAIVLDQVMRQAGLDSDQQIFRNLLLRLRNAESTIDDWRHLMRQTPAEVEDIAPFTGALHLYTTTEAVAEHNNSKLRASDYPVATIKALNSGADTCKASADDAGGLEPIVCIAHAARNPPQLPVAVTVKFDNYTGPTLPDGTVLIAPLRRSWFSTSQQCSRLQLPLKLAWAITIYKAQGMTINKVVIDVGKREFASGLTFVACSRVRRLNDLLFVPPFPFQRIATSSKSSRLNDRLKEDARLQQLSATSANRAIVL from the exons ATGGAAAGAACAGATTGCGCAACAAATCTAGAGGAG GAACAAGTAGCTGAGGAGAGTAACCGGATTGTATCAAGCACAGTGCAGGATTGGATGCTGCTATGCCAGCACACACCTCAGTTTTTAAATTTAGTCGATGAGAGAAGACATGTTGACTGGTCACTAGCTGCCAAAACTTATGAAAATCTTGACAAAATGCCACACTTTATCGCTCAACACCGCCAGTTTTACGTGcctcaacatacaaacacggTCGCTGATCCTGAGCGTCTTCAAGGCAACCAGCTTCATGCTTACAACATTGTCCGTGAGCATTTTGAAAATGGATCATCGTGCAAGCAGCCGCTCAGAATGATTGTCTCTGGTACAGCAGGAACTGAAAAGTCATACCTCATTCAGTGCTTGAAACGTCTTCTGGGAAACGTCCTTCGTGTCGCAGCCCCTACTGGAGTAGCTGCATTCAATGTGGATGGCTACACCCTCCACGCTCTGTTAGGGCTTCCCATCAAAGGAGACTTTAAAGAGCTCGAGAGCAACCGCCTTCGAAACATCCAAGAATCACTGGCAGCTGTAGAATACATCATCATTGATGAGATGTCCATGGTAGGCAGAAAGCTTTTTGGTCAAGTAGACAGACGCTTGCGTCAGGTGTTTCCCCACAG AGCAGCTGAACTTTTCGGTGGATGCTCCTGCTTACTTATTGGTGATTGGGGTCAGTTACCTCCTGTCATGGATCTGCCACTATACACTACAGAGTCTCGAACAGAACTGTCTGATCTCGGAAGTGCCAACTATTGTATGTTCGATTGTGCCATTGTACTAGATCAAGTGATGAGGCAGGCTGGACTAGATTCCGATCAACAAATTTTCCGCAACCTGCTTCTCCGTTTGAGAAATGCTGAGTCAACCATTGATGATTGGAGACATCTCATGAGACAGACGCCAGCTGAAGTGGAAGACATTGCACCGTTTACTGGTGCCCTGCATCTATACACCACTACCGAAGCTGTTGCCGAGCACAATAACAGCAAGCTGCGTGCGAGTGACTACCCGGTAGCCACAATCAAGGCTCTCAATTCAGGTGCAGATACATGCAAGGCCTCGGCTGATGATGCAGGTGGATTGGAGCCGATTGTCTGCATTGCTCATGCAGCCCGT AATCCGCCGCAATTGCCTGTAGCAGTAACCGTAAAATTTGACAACTACACAGGTCCTACTCTCCCAGACGGCACTGTCCTCATCGCTCCACTTCGTCGCAGCTGGTTCTCAACCAGCCAACAGTGTTCTCGCCTTCAGCTGCCTCTTAAGCTAGCCTGGGCTATCACCATTTATAAGGCCCAAGGTATGACAATCAATAAAGTAGTCATCGATGTGGGAAAAAGGGAATTTGCTTCTGGGTTGACATTTGTGGCATGTTCACGTGTTCGTCGCCTCAACGACTTGCTATTTGTTCCTCCCTTTCCATTTCAACGAATAGCCACCTCTAGCAAGAGCAGTCGCCTCAATGACAGGTTGAAGGAAGATGCTAGGCTGCAACAGCTGAGTGCTACTTCAGCAAATCGAGCAATTGTATTGTAA